The following are encoded in a window of Sulfitobacter sp. S190 genomic DNA:
- a CDS encoding pyridoxal phosphate-dependent aminotransferase, giving the protein MELLSATLQRVKPSPTIAVTTKAQELKAAGRDVIGLGAGEPDFDTPQNIKDAAVAAIAAGKTKYTAVDGIAELKQAICAKFERDNGLSYKPAQVSVSGGGKQVLYNALMATLNPGDEVVIPAPYWVSYPDMVLLAGGEPVIAEASLQTGFKLTADQLEAAITPKTKWFIFNSPSNPTGAGYSRDEMKELTDVLMRHPHVWVMTDDMYEHLAYDDFEFCTPAQVEPRLYDRTLTVNGVSKAYAMTGWRIGYAAGPEDLIKAMRKVQSQSTSNPCSISQWAAVEALNGPQDYIGPNNEMFVRRRNMVVKALNAIDGISCPVPEGAFYVYPSIAGLIGKTTPNGVKITDDETFATALLEDVGVAVVFGAAFGLSPNFRVSYATSDEALEEACARITSFCNGLS; this is encoded by the coding sequence ATGGAACTGCTATCTGCGACACTTCAGCGTGTAAAACCATCACCCACGATTGCAGTCACCACGAAAGCCCAGGAGCTGAAGGCGGCGGGCCGTGATGTGATCGGACTGGGTGCGGGGGAGCCGGATTTCGACACGCCCCAGAATATCAAGGACGCCGCCGTGGCCGCCATTGCGGCGGGCAAGACGAAATACACCGCTGTCGACGGTATTGCCGAGCTCAAGCAGGCGATTTGCGCCAAGTTCGAGCGCGACAATGGCCTGAGCTATAAGCCCGCGCAGGTGAGCGTGTCGGGCGGTGGCAAGCAGGTTTTGTACAACGCGCTGATGGCGACGCTGAACCCCGGCGACGAGGTGGTGATCCCTGCGCCCTATTGGGTCAGCTATCCCGACATGGTGCTGCTTGCGGGCGGTGAGCCGGTGATTGCCGAGGCGTCGTTGCAGACCGGTTTCAAGCTGACCGCCGACCAGCTGGAGGCCGCCATCACGCCCAAGACCAAGTGGTTCATCTTCAATTCGCCCTCCAACCCGACCGGCGCGGGGTATTCGCGCGACGAGATGAAAGAGCTGACGGATGTGTTGATGCGCCACCCCCACGTCTGGGTGATGACCGACGACATGTACGAGCATCTGGCCTATGACGATTTCGAATTCTGCACGCCTGCGCAGGTCGAGCCGCGCCTGTACGACCGCACGCTGACGGTAAACGGTGTGTCGAAGGCCTATGCCATGACCGGCTGGCGGATCGGCTATGCCGCGGGGCCGGAGGACTTGATCAAGGCGATGCGCAAGGTGCAGTCGCAATCGACCTCCAACCCCTGTTCGATCAGCCAGTGGGCCGCCGTCGAGGCGCTCAACGGGCCGCAGGATTACATCGGCCCCAACAACGAGATGTTCGTGCGCCGCCGTAATATGGTGGTCAAGGCGCTGAACGCGATCGACGGCATCAGCTGTCCGGTGCCGGAGGGGGCGTTCTATGTCTATCCGTCCATTGCGGGGCTGATCGGCAAGACAACGCCAAACGGGGTGAAGATCACCGATGACGAGACGTTCGCCACGGCGCTGCTGGAGGATGTGGGCGTGGCGGTGGTGTTTGGTGCGGCCTTCGGGTTGAGCCCCAACTTCCGCGTCAGCTATGCCACGTCGGACGAGGCGCTGGAGGAGGCCTGCGCGCGCATCACCTCCTTCTGCAACGGCCTGAGCTGA
- a CDS encoding VOC family protein, whose amino-acid sequence MPIKYLHTMVRVKDLDTSISFYKMLGLVERRRTENEGGRFTLVFLCPPGMDDGHADVELTYNWDGDDALPDDSRHFGHLAYTVENIYDMCQKLMDAGVTINRPPRDGHMAFVRSPDNISIELLQEGDRLPEQEPWKSMENTGHW is encoded by the coding sequence ATGCCCATCAAGTATCTGCACACAATGGTCCGCGTCAAAGATCTCGACACGTCGATCTCGTTCTACAAAATGCTGGGTCTGGTCGAGCGGCGGCGCACCGAGAACGAGGGCGGCCGGTTCACGCTGGTGTTTTTGTGCCCGCCCGGCATGGACGACGGCCACGCCGATGTGGAGCTGACCTATAACTGGGACGGCGACGATGCGCTGCCGGATGACAGCCGCCATTTCGGCCATCTGGCCTATACGGTCGAGAATATCTACGACATGTGCCAGAAACTGATGGATGCGGGCGTGACGATCAACCGCCCGCCGCGCGACGGCCACATGGCGTTTGTCCGCTCGCCCGACAACATTTCGATCGAGCTTTTGCAGGAAGGCGACCGGTTGCCCGAGCAGGAGCCGTGGAAATCGATGGAAAACACCGGCCACTGGTAA
- a CDS encoding MarR family winged helix-turn-helix transcriptional regulator gives MSLQDHIDIPQAPPAVGNKGFMVGYLEALSLVERLHRLLLDVIKDEFERVGVLEINAVQALLLFNIGDNEVTAGELKSRGYYQGSNVSYNLKKLVDMGYMHHQRCEIDRRSVRVRLTDKGRKIRDVVSGLFARHADGLEDKGVLGPAGIVDITDSLKRMERYWTDQIRYIY, from the coding sequence ATGAGTTTACAGGATCACATCGACATTCCCCAAGCGCCGCCCGCAGTCGGCAACAAGGGGTTTATGGTCGGCTATCTGGAGGCGCTGTCGCTGGTCGAACGCCTGCACCGGCTGCTGCTGGATGTCATCAAGGATGAGTTCGAACGTGTCGGGGTGCTGGAAATCAACGCGGTTCAGGCGCTGTTGCTGTTCAACATCGGCGATAACGAAGTGACCGCGGGCGAATTGAAAAGCCGCGGCTACTATCAGGGCAGCAACGTCAGCTACAATCTCAAGAAACTGGTGGACATGGGCTACATGCACCACCAGCGCTGCGAAATCGACCGCCGCTCGGTGCGGGTGCGCCTGACCGACAAGGGGCGCAAGATCCGCGATGTGGTGTCGGGTCTGTTCGCCCGCCACGCCGACGGGCTCGAGGACAAGGGCGTTCTGGGACCGGCGGGCATCGTCGACATCACCGACAGTCTCAAGCGGATGGAACGCTACTGGACCGACCAGATCAGATACATCTACTGA
- a CDS encoding helix-turn-helix domain-containing protein produces MADTTANGPTDTPEVDWYGPDMATFGDRVAAAREAAGMTQTILARRLGVRLATLRGWENDLSEPRANRLQMLAGLLNVSMMWLINGEGEGLDGPEAGGTLPEGASDVLGELRDLRVELSETAKHVGRLEKRLRVMLKDGA; encoded by the coding sequence ATGGCCGACACCACTGCAAATGGACCAACCGACACCCCCGAAGTGGACTGGTACGGGCCCGACATGGCCACCTTTGGCGACCGGGTCGCCGCGGCGCGCGAAGCGGCCGGCATGACACAAACGATTCTCGCCCGGCGGCTCGGCGTGCGGCTGGCCACCCTGCGCGGCTGGGAAAACGATCTGTCCGAGCCGCGCGCCAACCGGCTGCAAATGCTGGCCGGTCTGCTCAACGTGTCGATGATGTGGCTCATCAACGGCGAAGGCGAAGGGCTCGATGGCCCCGAAGCGGGCGGCACCCTGCCCGAAGGCGCCTCGGACGTGCTGGGCGAACTGCGCGATCTGCGGGTCGAACTGTCCGAGACGGCAAAACACGTCGGACGGCTCGAAAAACGGTTGCGCGTGATGCTGAAAGACGGCGCATGA
- a CDS encoding YHS domain-containing (seleno)protein gives MIRMTTRRRALVTGAAAALLWPVAGVAAAPVRVAVDASGTAIDGYDSHAYWRHGAPRVGQTAHVVDWAGVPWRFETAQDAAAFAATPDAFAPKFGGFCTRAMSFRKIVNADPEVWRIFEGGLYLFAKPVGGTKFDAGPRAMIAKAQSHWDTL, from the coding sequence ATGATCCGGATGACGACACGGCGCAGGGCGCTGGTGACGGGAGCGGCCGCGGCATTGCTGTGGCCTGTAGCTGGGGTCGCGGCGGCGCCGGTGCGTGTGGCCGTGGACGCAAGCGGAACCGCCATCGACGGATACGACAGCCACGCCTACTGGCGTCACGGCGCTCCGCGGGTGGGCCAGACGGCGCATGTGGTGGACTGGGCCGGTGTGCCGTGGCGGTTCGAGACGGCGCAGGATGCCGCGGCCTTTGCCGCGACGCCCGATGCCTTTGCCCCGAAATTCGGCGGGTTTTGCACCCGCGCCATGTCATTCCGCAAGATCGTCAACGCCGATCCCGAAGTCTGGCGCATTTTCGAAGGCGGGCTGTACCTGTTTGCCAAACCCGTGGGCGGCACGAAATTCGATGCCGGACCTCGGGCGATGATCGCCAAGGCCCAAAGCCACTGGGACACGCTGTAA
- a CDS encoding DUF1194 domain-containing protein, which produces MIRAALLALMVAATGAAADVCRQALALGLDVSGSVDAREYRLQMDGLADALDSVAVRTALLERPDTPVELLVFEWSGPADQMTLVPWTRVVDGAAVDGIIATLRGVERRGDATPGTALGVAMTLGVQHLSQRAACWRRVLDISGDGKSNLGPRPRDVKTQLAARGVTINALVIGADDPAAGDARQGDIAELSAYFTAEVIVGPDAFVETALGFEDYARAMETKLLRELGGMVLSGPPLRDSVIAR; this is translated from the coding sequence ATGATCCGTGCGGCGCTGCTGGCGCTGATGGTGGCGGCAACGGGGGCGGCGGCGGATGTGTGCCGTCAGGCGCTGGCGCTGGGGCTGGATGTGTCGGGGTCGGTGGACGCGCGCGAGTACCGGTTGCAAATGGACGGGCTGGCCGATGCGCTCGACAGTGTGGCGGTGCGCACGGCCCTGCTCGAGCGCCCCGATACGCCTGTGGAACTGCTGGTGTTCGAGTGGAGCGGACCCGCGGACCAGATGACGCTGGTGCCGTGGACGCGCGTGGTGGACGGCGCGGCGGTGGACGGCATCATCGCGACCCTGCGCGGCGTGGAGCGGCGGGGCGACGCGACCCCGGGCACCGCGCTGGGTGTGGCCATGACGCTGGGGGTGCAGCACCTGTCGCAACGCGCTGCGTGCTGGCGCCGGGTTCTGGATATTTCGGGCGACGGCAAGAGCAACCTCGGCCCCCGCCCACGCGATGTCAAAACGCAGCTGGCCGCGCGGGGGGTGACGATCAACGCGCTGGTGATCGGCGCGGATGATCCGGCCGCCGGAGACGCACGACAGGGCGATATCGCCGAGTTGTCGGCGTATTTCACCGCCGAGGTGATCGTGGGGCCCGATGCCTTCGTGGAGACCGCGCTGGGGTTCGAGGACTATGCCCGCGCCATGGAAACCAAGCTGCTGCGCGAGTTGGGCGGTATGGTGCTGTCCGGCCCCCCGTTGCGCGACAGCGTCATCGCACGCTAG
- a CDS encoding surface lipoprotein assembly modifier: MTRLRIRQWILAAGVATMIAAPGLPVGAQDAVTLSPAEMEKAAKLSLETGYFERAETFAAALLTRDETDVVAHLIRSRALRLMGELEPARKAARAGWSHAETDEERYAAALLMAQALSSQDKRTRAQFWLRRAAQHAPSEAHKAKAAQDFRYVQRRNPWSTYLSFTLAPNSNINNGSARESLEIENELYDVLAGGPVTVPIDDTSRALSGIEIGGQLQTRYRFAQTETTAHDLRATLSYRTFRLSDSAERDAPDVSGSDYAYGTVSVGYGFKRLRADRRGEFGLTTDIGQAFYAGSRYNSFVRAGVSQTYYTDRRTKLRFGAVAEAENGQAVSDTESLLLSLSRDRQMRSGNGLHLGVTVKRQISDNPVHDYAETRLRSGLVLGKRVMGVRWRFGAGVAFRDYEESFFDPSGRQDTRLELDATATFEQIDYYGFSPTVSVRASKTNSNVALYDVNRFGVSLGIVSKF, translated from the coding sequence ATGACGCGGCTTCGTATCAGGCAATGGATTTTGGCAGCGGGCGTGGCGACGATGATCGCCGCGCCCGGTCTGCCTGTGGGGGCGCAGGATGCGGTGACGCTGTCGCCCGCCGAGATGGAAAAAGCCGCCAAGCTGAGCCTCGAGACGGGATATTTCGAACGGGCGGAGACCTTTGCCGCGGCCCTGCTGACGCGCGACGAAACCGATGTGGTGGCGCATTTGATCCGGTCGCGGGCGCTGCGCCTGATGGGCGAGCTGGAACCTGCACGCAAGGCCGCGCGGGCGGGTTGGAGCCACGCCGAAACCGACGAGGAACGCTATGCCGCGGCGCTGCTGATGGCGCAGGCGCTGTCGTCGCAGGACAAGCGCACGCGGGCGCAGTTCTGGCTGCGCCGCGCGGCACAGCACGCCCCGTCGGAGGCCCACAAGGCCAAGGCCGCGCAGGATTTCCGCTATGTCCAGCGGCGCAACCCGTGGTCCACGTATCTGTCCTTCACGCTAGCGCCCAACAGCAATATCAACAACGGATCGGCGCGCGAAAGCCTCGAGATCGAGAACGAGCTGTACGATGTGCTGGCGGGCGGGCCGGTGACGGTGCCCATCGATGATACGTCGCGCGCGCTGTCGGGGATCGAGATCGGCGGCCAGTTGCAGACGCGTTACCGTTTTGCGCAAACCGAAACCACGGCGCACGATCTGCGTGCCACGCTGAGCTACCGGACCTTCCGGCTGTCCGATAGTGCCGAGCGGGACGCGCCGGACGTGTCGGGCAGCGATTACGCCTATGGCACGGTCAGCGTCGGCTACGGGTTCAAGCGTCTGCGCGCGGACCGGCGCGGTGAATTCGGTCTGACCACGGACATCGGACAGGCGTTTTACGCCGGCAGCCGCTACAACAGCTTTGTGCGCGCGGGCGTGAGCCAGACATATTACACCGACCGCCGCACCAAGCTGCGCTTCGGGGCCGTGGCAGAGGCCGAGAACGGTCAGGCGGTCAGCGACACCGAAAGCCTGCTGCTGTCGCTGAGCCGTGACCGGCAGATGCGATCGGGCAACGGGCTGCATCTGGGCGTGACGGTCAAGCGGCAGATATCGGACAATCCGGTGCATGATTATGCCGAGACGCGGCTGCGCAGCGGTCTGGTGCTGGGCAAACGGGTGATGGGGGTGCGCTGGCGTTTCGGGGCCGGTGTCGCCTTTCGCGACTACGAGGAATCGTTCTTTGACCCGAGCGGGCGGCAGGATACGCGGCTGGAGTTGGATGCGACCGCCACCTTCGAGCAGATCGACTACTACGGGTTCAGCCCCACGGTCAGCGTGCGCGCGTCGAAGACCAACAGCAACGTGGCGCTCTATGATGTGAACCGCTTTGGTGTGAGCCTCGGGATTGTGTCGAAATTTTGA
- a CDS encoding MATE family efflux transporter: protein MHKHMTFPAHAKALSVLGLPLIGGHLAQMAIGVTDTVMLGWYGVEELAAVTLASTFFFVLFIFGSGYAWAVMPMVASFAAEDDETSIRRATRMGLWLSFGFALLALPAMLFAGPILRLIGQEEAVVAQAATYLTVAGWGILPALFVMVLKSYLAALERTQIVLWITVLAALVNAVVNYALIFGNWGAPEMGIRGAAVASLCTQVVSLVGVVIYVRMRLPEHDLFRRLWAKDVDMLKRVFTLGLPISITSLSEVGLFAASAIMMGWLGTVPLAAHGIAVQLASLTFMVHLGLSNAATVRAGNAYGRHDPRHLARGAAVATALSLLFSVVTVAVFFLYPEWLIGIFILESEPAKVEILQIGVGILFMAGLFQLVDGAQAIGLGVLRGVQDTTLPMVYATFSYWVIGVPCSYLLGFWMGFDGIGVWAGLGIGLGVAAILLNTRFWRTVLPGIKGNAGDVRAV from the coding sequence ATGCACAAGCACATGACCTTCCCGGCCCACGCCAAGGCGTTGTCGGTCCTCGGGCTGCCGCTCATCGGCGGACATCTGGCGCAGATGGCGATCGGCGTGACGGATACGGTCATGCTGGGTTGGTACGGGGTCGAGGAACTGGCCGCGGTGACGCTGGCCTCAACCTTCTTTTTCGTGCTCTTCATCTTCGGCTCGGGATACGCATGGGCGGTGATGCCCATGGTCGCCAGCTTTGCCGCCGAAGACGATGAAACCTCCATCCGCAGGGCCACGCGCATGGGGCTCTGGCTCAGCTTCGGTTTTGCCCTGCTGGCGCTGCCCGCGATGCTCTTTGCCGGTCCGATCCTGCGGCTGATCGGACAGGAAGAAGCGGTGGTGGCACAGGCCGCGACCTACCTCACGGTGGCGGGCTGGGGGATTTTGCCGGCGCTGTTCGTGATGGTGCTGAAATCCTATCTCGCCGCGCTGGAGCGCACGCAGATCGTGCTTTGGATCACCGTGCTTGCGGCCCTCGTGAACGCCGTCGTGAACTACGCGCTCATCTTCGGCAATTGGGGTGCGCCCGAAATGGGCATCCGCGGGGCGGCCGTTGCCTCGCTGTGCACACAGGTGGTGTCGCTGGTGGGCGTGGTGATCTACGTGCGGATGCGGCTGCCCGAACACGACCTCTTTCGCAGGCTCTGGGCCAAGGATGTGGATATGCTCAAGCGGGTGTTCACGCTGGGCCTGCCGATCTCCATCACCTCGCTGAGCGAAGTGGGGCTGTTCGCGGCCTCTGCGATCATGATGGGCTGGCTGGGGACGGTGCCGCTGGCCGCGCACGGGATCGCGGTTCAACTGGCCTCGCTGACGTTCATGGTGCATCTGGGGCTCAGCAATGCCGCAACGGTGCGGGCGGGCAACGCCTACGGGCGGCACGACCCGCGTCATCTGGCACGGGGTGCCGCGGTCGCCACGGCGCTGTCGCTGCTGTTTTCGGTGGTGACGGTGGCTGTGTTCTTCCTCTACCCCGAATGGCTCATCGGCATCTTCATTCTCGAAAGCGAACCCGCCAAGGTCGAAATCCTGCAGATCGGGGTCGGCATCCTGTTCATGGCGGGGCTGTTCCAGCTTGTCGACGGGGCACAGGCGATCGGTCTGGGCGTCTTGCGCGGGGTGCAGGACACCACGCTGCCGATGGTCTATGCCACGTTCAGCTATTGGGTCATCGGCGTGCCGTGCTCGTATCTGCTGGGCTTCTGGATGGGCTTCGACGGGATCGGCGTCTGGGCGGGTCTGGGCATCGGGCTCGGCGTCGCGGCGATCCTGCTGAACACCCGGTTCTGGCGCACGGTCCTGCCAGGGATCAAAGGAAACGCGGGCGACGTGCGCGCGGTCTAG
- a CDS encoding DUF1194 domain-containing protein, whose amino-acid sequence MMRAALLAAVTGLVPLPALAIECRLALALAIDVSSSVDAREDTLQRGGVVAALTAPEVVAAFFASDLPVALSVYEWSGRYNQELILDWTLIDGRAALLDAAEVVARSKRSHNDFPTAMGYALGYGAKLLERAPRCLRKTLDMAGDGQSNEGFPPAAAYREFAFDDVVVNGLVVNAADFEGEVGLIAFYKAEVVHGPGAFVEIADGFEDYERAMRRKLERELKPPAIGALDAAGDAG is encoded by the coding sequence GTGATGCGCGCGGCCCTTCTGGCGGCGGTGACGGGGCTGGTGCCCCTGCCCGCCCTGGCCATCGAGTGCCGGTTGGCGCTCGCGCTGGCCATTGATGTGTCCAGTTCGGTCGACGCGCGCGAAGACACATTGCAGCGTGGCGGCGTTGTCGCCGCGTTGACCGCACCCGAGGTTGTCGCGGCGTTCTTTGCCTCCGATCTGCCGGTGGCCCTGTCGGTCTATGAATGGTCGGGCCGTTATAATCAGGAGCTGATCCTCGACTGGACGCTGATCGACGGGCGTGCCGCGCTGCTGGATGCGGCAGAGGTCGTGGCCCGTTCGAAGCGGTCCCACAATGATTTTCCCACCGCGATGGGCTACGCGCTCGGCTATGGCGCCAAGCTGCTGGAGCGCGCGCCGCGGTGTCTGCGCAAGACGCTGGACATGGCGGGCGACGGGCAGAGCAACGAGGGGTTTCCGCCCGCCGCGGCCTACCGCGAATTCGCGTTCGACGATGTGGTGGTCAACGGTTTGGTCGTCAATGCCGCCGATTTCGAGGGCGAAGTGGGGTTGATCGCCTTTTACAAGGCCGAGGTGGTCCACGGCCCCGGAGCGTTTGTCGAGATTGCCGACGGGTTCGAGGATTACGAGCGCGCGATGCGCCGCAAGCTGGAGCGGGAGCTGAAGCCGCCCGCCATCGGCGCGCTGGACGCGGCTGGAGATGCGGGATGA
- a CDS encoding succinate dehydrogenase assembly factor 2 produces the protein MIELPHPTPPADETRETREKRLVMRSMRRGIKEMDLILSAYARDRLAAMTVQDLDLYDRLLNENDHDLYQWVTGQVPAKDPYGAMVSDIQSHVAGIHG, from the coding sequence ATGATCGAATTGCCGCACCCCACGCCGCCCGCCGACGAAACCCGCGAAACGCGCGAAAAGCGGCTGGTCATGCGATCGATGCGCCGCGGGATCAAGGAAATGGACCTGATTCTATCGGCCTACGCGCGGGACCGTCTGGCCGCGATGACGGTGCAGGATCTGGATCTCTATGACCGGCTTCTGAACGAAAACGATCACGATCTTTACCAGTGGGTCACCGGCCAGGTCCCCGCAAAAGACCCATACGGCGCAATGGTTTCGGACATCCAGAGTCACGTCGCGGGCATCCACGGATAA